One genomic segment of Candidatus Nomurabacteria bacterium includes these proteins:
- a CDS encoding radical SAM protein, with product MIRSVIISTPDLNDLVGCGVCPKECRLIDGAICRSGVRRRVGDRVVQLNYGMLLNLRKGTLPMGFREDEEGLFVSMIGGNHKLAFDPDWGLSQFYQERSREIGKFEAMRSVETSGDHYAPAELVEYSQKHDLEKIFFFNGEPAVNLDYILELSRVARRAGIEVYIKSRGTIPEQYWYALTSDLSGVSLHLDSLDNSYNQKYFNIITDHILELLKYLSKPHKLRSIYTTIIPDVNDRARSLDRMVDIFNHEIDQNVDWIVRSFTPDHKMWDRRSIPDEDLSEIINYLTKICRMNIIADTGKIDR from the coding sequence ATGATCCGCTCGGTTATTATCTCAACACCAGATCTGAATGATCTAGTTGGGTGTGGTGTCTGTCCAAAGGAGTGCAGATTGATAGATGGTGCTATATGTCGTTCAGGAGTCCGCAGAAGAGTAGGTGATAGGGTAGTACAGCTCAATTACGGTATGTTGTTAAATCTCAGAAAAGGCACGTTACCTATGGGATTCCGAGAAGATGAAGAGGGCCTTTTTGTGTCAATGATAGGAGGCAATCATAAGTTGGCATTTGATCCTGACTGGGGATTGTCACAATTCTATCAAGAGAGGTCTCGAGAGATAGGAAAATTTGAGGCTATGAGGTCAGTAGAAACATCTGGTGATCATTATGCACCAGCAGAACTAGTAGAGTATTCACAGAAGCATGATCTCGAAAAGATCTTTTTTTTTAATGGTGAGCCGGCGGTTAATCTTGATTACATCCTTGAATTATCTAGGGTTGCAAGGAGAGCGGGTATCGAAGTGTATATAAAGAGTAGGGGAACTATACCCGAACAGTATTGGTATGCCCTTACTTCTGACTTATCAGGAGTATCTCTACACCTTGATTCTCTGGACAATTCGTACAATCAGAAGTATTTCAATATTATAACGGATCATATCCTAGAACTGCTTAAATATTTATCAAAGCCTCATAAACTTCGTTCAATATATACAACAATCATCCCAGATGTGAATGACAGAGCACGCTCTCTAGATAGGATGGTAGACATTTTCAACCATGAGATCGATCAAAATGTTGATTGGATAGTGCGATCATTCACTCCGGATCATAAGATGTGGGATCGTAGATCGATCCCGGATGAGGATCTATCAGAGATCATTAATTATCTAACAAAAATATGCAGGATGAATATAATAGCTGATACTGGTAAAATAGATAGATAA
- the raiA gene encoding ribosome-associated translation inhibitor RaiA gives MEEKFKITFSGMDATEPLRRYALEKFTKHQHLVDHIINADVVMTQHVTHRGVSKDFEITINVAVPKGMIHVQERGEDMYALIDTSSDILSRRLKRYHEKLSQWEGERPWKTIELQKEEDYQTEGDVSNYADYVPTIVERKTMEYMSPMAEAEAIERMELSDRDQILFKNIASGKYCMIYKRRRGGYAIVEPEDQ, from the coding sequence ATGGAAGAAAAGTTCAAGATCACATTTTCGGGTATGGATGCAACAGAGCCATTAAGACGGTATGCATTAGAAAAATTCACAAAACACCAGCATCTGGTCGATCATATAATTAACGCAGATGTTGTGATGACTCAGCATGTAACACATCGCGGAGTTTCAAAGGATTTCGAGATCACGATCAATGTTGCAGTCCCTAAAGGTATGATCCATGTACAAGAAAGAGGTGAAGATATGTATGCTCTTATAGACACATCATCTGATATCCTTTCCCGAAGGTTGAAAAGATATCATGAGAAATTAAGCCAGTGGGAAGGAGAAAGACCTTGGAAGACCATAGAGCTACAAAAAGAAGAAGATTATCAGACTGAGGGTGATGTCTCAAATTACGCAGATTACGTTCCAACTATAGTTGAAAGGAAAACTATGGAGTATATGTCTCCAATGGCTGAAGCAGAAGCGATCGAAAGAATGGAGTTAAGTGATCGCGACCAGATCCTTTTTAAGAACATTGCATCAGGTAAATACTGCATGATCTATAAACGCAGAAGGGGAGGTTATGCGATAGTTGAACCCGAAGATCAGTAA
- a CDS encoding SurA N-terminal domain-containing protein — protein sequence MARSNKKAQSKKRSEERSKKVVASDRAKNSDTVSRSEKVSKVKESTPAKVVKKITPVSEAETKAKKPGTISIKPRMLKFVTWVLVVIATLIVIDFVVQYINNDYSIAIVNGSRIPRSEYLVRLEDAYGNVIATQMMNEELIKQEAVKEDVTVSDEDVDTAVAQTKEEVGGEEELNAALEANGLTLETYRRNLKIQLLAEAMVVPEPTEEDLLAFFEEFKDTYFGEDAVYEDVKDTVAEAYTKQKFNELSGAWLNGLREEATLQNNTTDRPSYGILQITRDLLSDMNSRLDTK from the coding sequence ATGGCAAGATCAAATAAAAAAGCCCAGTCAAAGAAGAGGTCAGAAGAGCGATCAAAGAAGGTTGTTGCTTCTGATAGAGCAAAAAATTCAGATACTGTTTCTCGATCTGAAAAAGTTTCGAAAGTTAAAGAGAGCACTCCTGCTAAGGTTGTCAAAAAAATCACACCAGTATCCGAAGCTGAAACCAAAGCTAAAAAGCCCGGAACGATCTCTATCAAACCAAGGATGTTGAAATTTGTCACTTGGGTTCTAGTAGTTATTGCGACACTGATCGTCATAGATTTTGTTGTCCAGTACATCAATAACGATTACAGTATTGCTATAGTGAATGGATCTCGCATCCCTAGGAGTGAGTATCTTGTCAGACTCGAGGATGCTTATGGAAATGTTATCGCTACACAGATGATGAATGAGGAGTTGATCAAGCAGGAAGCTGTGAAAGAGGATGTCACTGTTTCCGATGAAGATGTCGATACCGCAGTAGCTCAGACAAAAGAAGAGGTTGGCGGTGAGGAGGAACTAAATGCCGCACTTGAAGCAAATGGTCTGACCCTGGAAACATATAGAAGGAACTTAAAGATCCAACTTTTAGCTGAAGCTATGGTTGTACCTGAACCAACTGAAGAAGATCTGCTAGCCTTTTTTGAAGAATTCAAGGATACCTATTTCGGTGAAGATGCAGTTTATGAAGATGTGAAGGATACTGTTGCAGAAGCATACACCAAACAGAAGTTCAACGAGCTTTCAGGTGCTTGGCTGAACGGATTAAGAGAAGAAGCGACACTACAAAACAACACTACTGATAGGCCTTCTTACGGAATTCTACAGATCACACGAGATCTGCTTTCAGATATGAATAGCAGATTGGATACGAAGTAG
- a CDS encoding ABC transporter permease, producing MSGIIANTGKNILRNRWLSIATILVATIVFATASFFIAVSFMAQQAVRISETKAQLQIYFEVDTPESQISSVRDKLEKLNGIEEVTYITQEEALALYLDYYSDDPELIDSVSADWLPASLEVRASSLTDLEYITDQVKEEQRTNPYIEEVVYHEDVVKQLRSISNAIRYGAIGIISIFSVITLSLVFITIAFNINAHHKEIEIMHLVGSNDSYIKLPYILEGVVYTTVGSLIAAGLIIIPWYLLVGSSSDSNIKFILTQLATELDLNYLRSFDLKFVILFFGVHGIVGALVGFASSSFAVMKNLNLKSR from the coding sequence ATGTCAGGGATAATTGCAAATACTGGAAAGAACATTTTGAGGAACAGGTGGCTCTCAATTGCCACTATCCTCGTAGCAACGATAGTTTTTGCTACTGCATCATTCTTCATCGCAGTTTCATTCATGGCACAACAAGCAGTAAGGATCTCTGAAACCAAAGCCCAGTTACAGATCTATTTCGAAGTTGATACACCTGAATCTCAGATTTCAAGCGTTAGAGATAAACTCGAAAAACTAAATGGAATAGAGGAGGTCACATATATCACACAAGAAGAAGCTCTTGCATTGTATCTTGACTACTATTCCGATGACCCCGAATTGATTGATTCCGTGTCTGCAGACTGGCTACCTGCCAGTCTAGAGGTACGAGCATCTTCATTGACCGATCTAGAGTACATCACCGATCAGGTTAAGGAAGAACAAAGGACAAACCCTTACATTGAAGAGGTTGTATATCATGAAGATGTAGTCAAACAGCTCAGATCTATATCTAATGCTATCAGATATGGTGCGATAGGCATCATCTCAATATTCTCAGTAATTACACTTTCTCTAGTTTTCATCACTATCGCATTCAACATAAATGCCCACCATAAGGAGATCGAGATCATGCACCTAGTGGGAAGTAATGATTCGTATATCAAATTGCCATATATACTCGAAGGGGTTGTGTATACTACTGTCGGTTCGCTTATAGCAGCAGGTTTGATCATTATCCCATGGTATCTTCTAGTCGGTAGTAGTTCTGATTCAAATATCAAGTTCATCCTGACACAATTGGCCACAGAGTTAGACCTGAATTATCTTCGATCATTTGATCTGAAATTTGTAATACTGTTCTTTGGTGTACATGGAATTGTTGGAGCTTTGGTAGGCTTTGCAAGTAGTTCATTTGCAGTTATGAAAAATCTAAATTTGAAGAGTAGATGA
- a CDS encoding ATP-binding cassette domain-containing protein: protein MIHFNKVTKKYKNDIVAIEDVEFKAEDGEFFFVVGPSGAGKSTLIRLLIREEFPTEGNILFEDIDVTRIPRKMLSLYRQQLGVVFQDLKLIPSKTVEENVQFVLEIARKPKAEIIETSWYLLKLVGLDKRAKLFPEELSGGEMQRTAIARALANNPKLFIADEPTGNLDPNTSLEILELLKMINSWGTTVMVVSHDTKIVDAMNTRVIRMEDGKIVEDAKKSKYENGNTKNKKGLTIMIEKDKEAIQNKKEISKRSVSKKDTKIKSTKES, encoded by the coding sequence ATGATACATTTCAACAAAGTGACTAAAAAGTATAAGAACGATATCGTTGCAATAGAAGATGTCGAATTCAAGGCGGAAGATGGAGAATTTTTCTTTGTCGTTGGTCCAAGTGGTGCCGGAAAATCTACACTTATACGATTACTTATCCGTGAGGAATTCCCAACAGAAGGCAATATCCTGTTTGAAGATATAGATGTGACAAGAATCCCTAGAAAAATGCTTTCGCTATATCGACAACAACTCGGAGTTGTCTTTCAGGATCTTAAACTCATCCCAAGTAAAACAGTCGAAGAGAATGTGCAATTTGTTCTTGAGATCGCTCGTAAACCAAAAGCCGAGATAATTGAAACAAGCTGGTATCTATTAAAACTTGTAGGACTAGATAAAAGAGCGAAGTTATTCCCTGAGGAACTTTCTGGAGGCGAAATGCAAAGAACAGCTATAGCCAGAGCATTAGCAAATAATCCAAAACTCTTTATTGCTGATGAGCCCACCGGAAACCTCGATCCAAACACCTCACTCGAGATCCTAGAGCTATTGAAAATGATCAATTCATGGGGTACTACAGTAATGGTAGTAAGCCATGATACTAAGATCGTGGATGCTATGAATACGAGAGTGATCAGAATGGAAGATGGAAAAATAGTTGAAGATGCCAAAAAGAGTAAATATGAGAACGGAAATACCAAAAACAAAAAGGGGCTTACGATAATGATAGAAAAGGATAAGGAAGCAATTCAAAACAAAAAAGAGATCTCAAAAAGATCTGTGAGCAAAAAAGATACTAAAATTAAAAGTACAAAGGAGAGCTGA